Proteins from a single region of Geothrix sp. PMB-07:
- the kdpF gene encoding K(+)-transporting ATPase subunit F, with translation MSSTLLIATLLALGLLGYLTFALLKPEKFQ, from the coding sequence ATGAGTTCGACCCTACTGATCGCAACCCTGCTGGCCCTGGGCCTGCTTGGCTACCTCACCTTTGCCTTGCTCAAGCCGGAGAAGTTCCAATGA